From the Montipora capricornis isolate CH-2021 chromosome 2, ASM3666992v2, whole genome shotgun sequence genome, one window contains:
- the LOC138021049 gene encoding non-lysosomal glucosylceramidase-like has translation MNRLKLSVLAVSIVFPVVLVFAEKTSDLIPYLDALQFRNGPSFVYADQSFSWQPFCGLYSEPENVSTIRFGWDALGLRSYLFENRGSPKEQRSPPLGMRSAVPLGGLGTGSFELRGDGSIHEWTIENQSPAGSAKLNYGALDLAVIGVRVKRGTASTAKLLRTHPPKGFPGVNSIGYFGSYPVSKFAIIDKGFGGVQLDLFAISPLKPRDSKSSATPAVAFILRVKNPSKNAAQVSFMLNLPLGIQPDTKRLGKPYAIFKTLNITQCANLCVGRLDCMSWQVVKNNQTCVLFNDVPPHAWHPSITSGQKSTWAARDSMLTLNKPGNYPQSGNTTILTDKSASSSFMVSDSFAEIWSRFESIGHLTSPLKSFSSGFYGAASVNVTVKPEEEKALTLVLGWFYPNRDFTEEIVGNYYSNLFNSSEEVALYLSRYLPSNLQAISAWHSSMILDDDSATVQTLPVWLQDILVNGLSFWRSGLYLHDGRWRQYESLDCIDVDSVHNDFQREIPYVLFYPDLVENVMRAWAKYQSEDGHIVETLAAGCQSPTRKMDSGPPNQRIMGDVTTVFITETYQIYQWTNNSKFLKDMWPHVMRGVDWMIGAGTNRTGLPYRLQCTYDQLMFQKYDHTTFNSFMYVLALRAAQELSKIMGDAELLQKVTYALAIALDKISEELWSEEDGYYHAWWDKELGSPSWLMSDSLYAQVWAYTLGLGHLDNPSRIKSHLAKELEINDTPYGLRVLATDRPVNKSVGSCPNEISTNKLNKLVALHESIWMGANPDWSTLQIHLGMEPQRALLQAEKTIEHVRSNLNDQWNFHGLYSGAGYGLDGLPWATSHYAFHMVLWHIPFALSGQYFSAPSATLSFDPKLPCPYKLPFYTSYATGTLQCTFAQRSKQKITKFEIVSTSGNLSLHHLEVSGVSYPNAVILEQGKAVSWISQFSSSQPFVFH, from the exons ATGAACAGGTTGAAATTATCAGTGCTTgccgtttctattgttttcccAGTTGTGCTGGTGTTTGCAG AAAAGACAAGCGATCTTATCCCTTATCTTGACGCCCTCCAGTTCCGCAATGGGCCTTCGTTTGTTTATGCAGATCAAAGTTTTagttggcagccattttgtggTTTGTACTCGGAACCTGAAAATGTATCCACCATTCGTTTTGGCTGGGATGCATTGGGGCTGAGAAGTTACTTGTTTGAAAATCGTGGGAGTCCGAAGGAGCAGCGGTCACCTCCACTGGGCATGCGCAGTGCTGTTCCGTTAGGTGGTCTAG gcaCCGGATCATTTGAGCTCCGTGGAGATGGTTCCATTCACGAGTGGACCATTGAGAACCAGTCTCCCGCAGGCTCGGCCAAACTGAACTACGGAGCTCTGGATCTAGCTGTAATTGGTGTCCGTGTGAAACGTGGGACCGCAAGCACGGCAAAATTATTGCGCACCCATCCACCCAAAGGTTTCCCTG GTGTCAACTCAATAGGATATTTTGGTTCGTACCCTGTGTCCAAATTCGCTATCATCGACAAAGGCTTTGGTGGTGTCCAGTTGGATCTTTTTGCTATCTCGCCCTTAAAACCACGTGATTCCAAATCATCTGCGACTCCCGCTGTTGCTTTTATTCTTCGTGTAAAAAATCCTTCCAAGAATGCTGCACAGGTTTCGTTCATGCTTAATTTACCCTTGGGCATTCAGCCCGACACAAAAAGACTTGGGAAGCCGTATGCTATCTTTAAAACTCTAAATATCACCCAGTGCGCAAACCTCTGTGTTGGTCGGCTAGATTGTATGTCATGGCAAGTGGTTAAAAACAACCAAACATGTGTGTTATTCAATGATGTGCCCCCTCACGCCTGGCATCCGAGCATTACCTCTGGTCAAAAGAGCACGTGGGCAGCTCGTGATTCTATGCTAACGCTCAACAAGCCGGGAAACTATCCACAAAGTGGTAACACCACCATTTTAACTGACAAGAGTGCCAGTTCTTCTTTCATGGTGAGCGACAGTTTTGCGGAAATTTGGAGTCGATTTGAGTCCATTGGTCATCTGACGTCACCACTAAAATCATTTTCCAGCGGTTTCTACGGCGCTGCAAGTGTCAACGTCACCGTGAAACCCGAGGAAGAAAAAGCACTCACACTGGTGTTGGGTTGGTTCTATCCCAACAGGGATTTCACTG AGGAAATCGTCGGTAATTATTATAGCAACCTGTTTAATTCTAGCGAAGAGGTAGCTTTGTACTTATCACGTTACCTACCCTCGAATTTGCAAGCCATTTCTGCATGGCACTCCTCGATGATACTTGACGATGATAGTGCGACGGTCCAGACCTTGCCGGTGTGGTTGCAAGATATTTTGGTCAACGGGCTTAGTTTCTGGCGTAGTGGGCTTTATCTGCATGATGGAAGATGGCGTCAGTACGAGTCTCTAGACTGCATTGATGTAGACTCCGTACACAATGACTTCCAGCGAGAGATTCCTTACGTTTTGTTTTATCCCGATTTGGTTGAGAACGTCATGAGAGCCTGGGCCAAGTATCAAAGTGAAGACGGTCACATTGTCGAAACATTAGCGGCTGGTTGCCAGTCCCCGACACGAAAAATGGACAG TGGTCCACCCAATCAGCGAATCATGGGTGACGTCACTACAGTCTTCATAACAGAAACGTACCAAATTTACCAATGGACCAATAACagcaaatttttaaaagatATGTGGCCACATGTAATGAGAGGTGTTGATTGGATGATCGGCGCGGGGACGAACAGAACCGGCTTACCTTACAGACTTCAATGTACTTACGATCAGTTGATGTTCCAGAAATACGATCACACAACGTTCAACAGTTTCATGTACGTTCTGGCTTTGCGTGCGGCTCAAGAGCTCTCTAAAATCATGGGTGACGCAGAATTATTGCAGAAAGTTACATACGCGCTGGCAATCGCGTTGGATAAAATCTCGGAAGAACTATGGAGCGAAGAAGATGGCTACTATCATGCTTGGTGGGATAAGGAGCTCGGTTCTCCGTCGTGGCTTATGAGTGATTCACTGTATGCACAAGTGTGGGCCTATACTCTGGGCCTAGGACATCTGGATAATCCAAGCAG GATAAAGTCGCATTTGGCGAAGGAGCTCGAAATAAACGATACCCCCTATGGCCTTCGAGTCCTGGCTACTGATCGCCCAGTTAACAAGAGCGTGGGCTCTTGTCCAAACGAGATTTCCACAAATAAGCTGAACAAATTGGTTGCCCTTCACGAGTCAATCTGGATGGGAGCAAATCCTGACTGGAGTACTCTGCAAATTCATTTAG GTATGGAGCCCCAGAGGGCCTTACTACAAGCAGAGAAAACCATTGAACACGTGCGCTCTAACCTGAACGATCAATGGAATTTCCACGGCCTCTACTCGGGAGCTGGCTATGGATTGGATGGTCTGCCTTGGGCCACCTCTCATTATGCGTTTCACATGGTGTTGTGGCATATCCCTTTTGCTCTCTCGGGCCAGTACTTTTCTGCGCCAAGTGCCACACTCTCATTCGACCCCAAGCTTCCTTGTCCATATAAGCTTCCTTTCTATACGTCTTATGCCACGGGTACTTTACAGTGCACATTCGCCCAAAGAAGTAAGCAAAAAATAACGAAGTTCGAAATTGTGTCCACTTCAGGGAATCTGTCCCTGCACCACCTTGAGGTCAGCGGTGTTTCTTATCCCAATGCCGTGATTCTGGAACAAGGGAAAGCGGTATCGTGGATCTCGCAATTCTCTTCTTCGCAGCCATTTGTCTTCCATTGA